A part of Chloroflexota bacterium genomic DNA contains:
- a CDS encoding alpha/beta fold hydrolase, translating to MKSLFTRVGPFLTHYLVAGEGPPVVLLHGAGGDSRQWLPNLEALARQHLVYAPDIPGFGSSRPLLDSYGLPSLASFVSGFLEALELGKVALVGHSLGGGTALSLALESPQQVEKLVLVNSLGLGEDIALWVRLLCAPTIPRALSRLARALIRGGLSLLSISLHDAPHNLGRHIAGLRGQRTVWRHRLRELMVPTLVVWGKRDLYLPVAHAYAASQLIPNCRLYIWDNCGHSPYRDGRFNPILLDFLRDKPLP from the coding sequence ATGAAAAGCCTCTTCACCCGTGTCGGTCCCTTTCTCACCCATTATCTAGTGGCCGGAGAAGGCCCGCCGGTGGTCCTGCTCCACGGCGCGGGCGGTGACTCCCGGCAGTGGCTCCCCAACCTGGAAGCTCTGGCCCGTCAACACTTGGTCTATGCCCCCGACATTCCCGGGTTCGGTTCCAGCCGACCCCTCCTGGATAGCTATGGTCTCCCTTCTCTGGCTTCCTTTGTGAGTGGCTTCCTGGAGGCCCTGGAGCTGGGTAAAGTGGCCCTGGTGGGGCACTCCCTGGGTGGTGGAACGGCCCTGAGCCTGGCCCTGGAATCCCCCCAACAGGTGGAAAAGCTGGTGCTGGTGAATAGCCTGGGGCTGGGGGAGGATATAGCCCTCTGGGTCAGGCTTCTCTGTGCGCCCACCATTCCCCGGGCCCTGTCCCGGCTGGCCCGGGCCCTCATACGGGGAGGGCTATCCCTCTTGTCCATCTCCCTTCATGATGCCCCGCATAACCTGGGCAGGCATATCGCTGGCCTGAGAGGGCAGAGGACGGTGTGGAGGCACCGTTTAAGGGAGCTCATGGTGCCCACCCTCGTTGTCTGGGGGAAGCGGGACCTCTATCTCCCCGTGGCCCATGCCTATGCCGCCTCGCAGCTAATCCCCAACTGCCGGCTATACATCTGGGACAACTGCGGCCACTCCCCCTACCGGGACGGGCGGTTTAACCCCATCCTGCTGGACTTTCTTCGGGACAAGCCCCTTCCTTGA
- a CDS encoding MoxR family ATPase produces the protein MEGARAACRRVMDSVNRVVIGKEVQVELALSALLSQGHMLVEDVPGVGKTTLTKALAKSVGCSFKRIQCTPDLLPSDIIGASIYNQKTEEFEFRPGPIMAQIVLVDEINRASPRTQAAFLECMEERQITVERVTYTMPRPFWVMATQSPIEYQGTFSLPETQVDRFFIRLHMGYPAFEDEVNILEQQREVHPIEEVTQAIGAEELLEVQNIVKQVYVDVLVREYMVRLVEATRRHPAIQLGASPRGSLALFRGAQALALLRGRDYILPDDVKALTEVALAHRLNLTPSARMKGITPEKIIDEIVSNVAVPGFQGPRKAAIERQ, from the coding sequence ATGGAGGGGGCCAGGGCTGCCTGCCGTCGGGTGATGGACAGTGTTAACCGGGTGGTCATCGGCAAGGAAGTTCAAGTAGAGTTGGCGCTGAGCGCCCTATTGAGCCAGGGGCACATGCTGGTGGAAGACGTGCCCGGCGTGGGCAAGACCACCCTGACCAAGGCCCTGGCCAAATCGGTGGGCTGCTCCTTCAAGCGGATTCAGTGCACGCCGGACCTGCTCCCCAGCGACATCATCGGGGCTTCCATCTACAACCAGAAGACAGAGGAATTTGAGTTCCGCCCCGGCCCCATTATGGCCCAAATAGTCCTGGTGGATGAGATCAATCGGGCCAGCCCTCGAACCCAGGCCGCCTTTCTAGAATGTATGGAGGAGAGGCAGATAACGGTGGAGCGGGTTACCTATACCATGCCTCGACCTTTCTGGGTTATGGCTACCCAGAGTCCCATTGAGTATCAGGGTACTTTCTCCTTGCCCGAGACCCAGGTTGACCGCTTCTTCATCCGCCTCCACATGGGCTACCCCGCCTTTGAGGATGAGGTCAACATCCTGGAACAGCAACGGGAAGTCCACCCCATTGAAGAAGTCACCCAAGCGATAGGCGCGGAGGAACTGCTGGAGGTCCAGAACATAGTAAAGCAGGTCTACGTGGATGTGCTGGTGAGGGAATACATGGTCCGCCTGGTAGAAGCTACCAGGAGGCACCCTGCTATCCAGCTAGGTGCATCCCCCCGTGGCTCCCTGGCCCTATTCCGCGGAGCTCAGGCTTTAGCCCTGCTTCGGGGGCGGGACTATATCCTGCCAGATGATGTCAAAGCGCTGACGGAGGTTGCCCTGGCCCACCGGCTGAACCTGACCCCTTCAGCCCGGATGAAGGGCATCACCCCTGAGAAGATAATCGATGAGATAGTGAGCAACGTGGCGGTCCCTGGTTTCCAGGGGCCACGGAAGGCAGCGATTGAAAGGCAGTGA
- a CDS encoding glutamine amidotransferase family protein, with protein MKGMSYNNPYGDDKVISACSLFGMMDTSGRRFSSGDVVAAISSMHDRSNGLGGGFAVYGLYPEYAQCYALHIMFLSREARGEVEALLRANFRIVFDEEVPTRETPGIVDPPILWRYFVEVNGCSLGTPGDDDYVLEKVMKINTGCEDAFVFSSGKNMGVFKGAGYPEQIANYFRLEEYQGYLWTAHGRFPTNSPGWWGGAHPFNILDWTVVHNGEISSYGTNRRYLEMFGYHCTMQTDTEVVAYAVDLLRRRHGLPMEVVTRVLAPPLWEHIPLLPPEEQALDTALRQVYSSLLLNGPFTVIIAHQGEMIGLTDRIRLRPLTVGEKGDRLYLSSEESAIRLVCPDLDRTYIPRGGEPIIGRLAVQAGVR; from the coding sequence ATGAAAGGGATGAGCTACAACAACCCCTACGGCGATGACAAAGTAATTTCCGCCTGCTCTCTATTTGGCATGATGGACACCTCGGGGCGGCGCTTCTCTAGCGGTGATGTGGTGGCGGCCATTAGCTCTATGCATGACCGCAGCAACGGCCTCGGGGGAGGTTTTGCTGTCTACGGCCTCTACCCTGAATATGCCCAGTGTTATGCCCTCCACATCATGTTCCTGAGCAGGGAGGCACGGGGGGAGGTGGAGGCCTTACTCCGGGCCAATTTCCGCATTGTCTTTGATGAGGAGGTGCCCACCCGGGAGACCCCTGGCATCGTGGACCCACCCATTCTATGGCGATATTTTGTGGAGGTGAATGGCTGTTCTCTGGGCACGCCGGGGGACGATGACTATGTGCTGGAAAAGGTGATGAAGATAAATACCGGGTGTGAGGATGCCTTTGTCTTCTCCAGCGGCAAGAACATGGGGGTGTTCAAGGGGGCGGGCTATCCGGAGCAGATAGCTAACTATTTCCGCCTGGAGGAATACCAGGGATACCTGTGGACAGCCCATGGCCGCTTTCCCACCAATAGCCCCGGCTGGTGGGGTGGGGCCCACCCCTTCAACATCCTGGACTGGACGGTAGTCCACAACGGGGAAATTTCTTCCTACGGGACAAACCGCCGCTACCTGGAGATGTTCGGCTACCACTGCACCATGCAGACCGATACCGAAGTGGTAGCCTATGCCGTGGACCTGCTCCGCCGCCGGCACGGGTTGCCTATGGAGGTGGTGACCAGGGTGCTGGCCCCGCCCCTCTGGGAGCACATTCCCCTCCTGCCCCCCGAGGAACAGGCCCTGGACACCGCGTTGCGCCAGGTCTATTCAAGTCTCCTCCTCAATGGCCCGTTTACCGTCATCATCGCCCATCAGGGGGAGATGATAGGTCTCACCGACCGCATCCGCCTCCGTCCCCTTACTGTCGGGGAGAAGGGGGACAGGCTCTACCTCTCCTCGGAGGAATCGGCTATCCGGCTGGTCTGTCCTGACCTGGACCGGACCTATATCCCCAGGGGCGGGGAGCCCATCATTGGCCGGCTGGCAGTGCAGGCGGGAGTCCGCTGA
- a CDS encoding alpha-hydroxy-acid oxidizing protein: MKTYLPPRFVVERDPDRCITCKGCVAQCSFGVHSYDREEDAIRSQDELCVGCHRCAIFCPTGAIRIKRAPQDYRPNANWTPEAIEDIIKQAETGGILLTGMGNDKPYRIYWDHLVLNASQVTNPSIDPLREPMELRTYLGRKPDRVELETGTLKLKTRLAPQVAIETPILFSALSYGAVSLNVHESLARAATELGTLFNTGEGGLHSKLYKYGPNTIAQVASGRFGVHPAYLQMARVLEIKIGQGAKPGIGGHLPGEKVSEDVAATRMIPRGTDALSPAPQHDIYSIEDLAQLVHALKEATNYTKPVSVKIAAVHNSAAIASGMVRAGADIIALDGLRGATGAAPKVIRDNVGIPIEMALAAVDTRLRQEGIRQQASIIVAGGIRSSADVVKAIALGADAVYIATAALIALGCTVCQQCHTGKCAWGICTTDPILSKRVNPEIGARRLANLLRAWSLEIKEMLGGMGVNAIESLRGNRLHLRAVGLTTEEMEVLGVRPAGS; the protein is encoded by the coding sequence ATGAAGACCTACCTCCCGCCCAGGTTCGTAGTAGAGAGGGACCCGGACCGCTGTATCACCTGCAAGGGCTGTGTGGCCCAGTGCAGTTTTGGTGTCCATTCCTATGACCGGGAGGAGGACGCCATACGCAGCCAGGATGAGCTCTGCGTGGGCTGCCACCGCTGCGCTATCTTTTGCCCCACCGGGGCCATAAGGATCAAGAGGGCCCCCCAGGACTACCGTCCCAACGCTAACTGGACCCCCGAGGCCATTGAGGACATCATTAAGCAGGCGGAGACGGGGGGAATCCTCCTCACCGGGATGGGCAACGACAAGCCCTACCGCATCTATTGGGACCACCTGGTGCTCAATGCCAGCCAGGTGACCAACCCCTCCATAGACCCCCTCCGCGAGCCTATGGAGCTCCGCACCTACCTCGGCCGCAAGCCGGACAGGGTTGAGCTGGAGACCGGGACGCTGAAGCTGAAGACAAGACTGGCCCCCCAGGTGGCCATTGAGACCCCTATCCTGTTCTCTGCCCTGTCATACGGGGCGGTGAGCCTGAATGTCCACGAGTCCCTGGCCCGGGCGGCCACCGAACTTGGGACCCTGTTCAATACCGGCGAGGGGGGCCTTCACTCCAAGCTCTACAAATATGGCCCTAATACCATCGCCCAGGTGGCCTCGGGCCGTTTCGGCGTCCACCCCGCATATCTCCAGATGGCCCGGGTTCTGGAAATAAAGATTGGCCAGGGGGCCAAGCCGGGCATCGGCGGGCACCTCCCCGGGGAGAAGGTGAGCGAGGATGTGGCCGCCACCCGGATGATTCCCCGGGGCACCGACGCCCTCTCACCAGCCCCCCAGCATGATATCTACTCCATTGAGGACCTGGCCCAGCTTGTCCATGCTCTGAAGGAGGCCACCAACTATACCAAGCCGGTCTCGGTGAAGATTGCCGCGGTGCACAACTCCGCCGCAATAGCCAGCGGCATGGTGAGGGCGGGGGCCGACATCATCGCCCTGGATGGCCTGAGGGGGGCTACCGGGGCTGCCCCCAAGGTCATCCGGGACAACGTGGGCATCCCCATTGAAATGGCACTGGCCGCCGTGGATACCCGCCTGCGTCAGGAGGGCATCCGCCAGCAGGCCTCCATCATTGTCGCCGGGGGCATCCGCAGCAGTGCTGATGTGGTCAAGGCCATCGCGCTGGGGGCCGATGCCGTCTATATTGCCACAGCGGCCCTCATCGCCCTGGGCTGCACCGTTTGCCAGCAGTGCCACACAGGCAAGTGTGCCTGGGGCATCTGCACCACCGACCCCATCCTTTCCAAGAGAGTGAATCCGGAAATCGGTGCCCGCCGCCTGGCGAACCTGCTCCGGGCCTGGAGCTTGGAGATAAAAGAGATGCTGGGTGGGATGGGCGTCAACGCCATAGAAAGCCTGCGGGGCAACCGCCTCCACCTGAGGGCAGTAGGCCTGACCACGGAGGAGATGGAGGTCCTGGGGGTTAGGCCGGCGGGGAGCTAG
- a CDS encoding DUF128 domain-containing protein, whose product MALVYDTREVDRKVLAILRILSGVEGPVGARIIARELEQGGINLKERAVRYHLKLMDGRGLTRLWGRNGRVITPQGHEELQNAMVADKVGLISVRIEHLAFRTTFEPRTRRGLVPVNVSFFPKEDFFPALEAMAPVFRAGLGMSERVAVAEAGERLGEIVVPRGKIGLATICSIIVNGVLLKAGIAVETRFGGILQIKGGRPLRFLELISYSGSSLNPSEVFIQGRMTQVGGAVKGEGIILANFREVPAPCRSEAEQLIQELKKAGIDGALAMGGPNEAVCEIPVAVGRVGLVLPGGLNPVAAAVEAGIEAENRAMATIIDYSLLRSFRDLLPPS is encoded by the coding sequence ATGGCCCTGGTCTATGATACCCGGGAGGTAGACAGGAAGGTCCTGGCCATCCTGCGCATCCTATCCGGGGTTGAGGGGCCCGTGGGGGCCCGCATCATCGCCCGGGAGCTGGAGCAGGGGGGCATAAACCTGAAGGAGAGGGCGGTGCGCTACCATCTCAAGCTCATGGATGGGCGGGGCCTGACCCGACTCTGGGGCCGGAACGGCAGGGTAATCACCCCCCAGGGCCATGAGGAGCTACAGAATGCCATGGTAGCCGACAAGGTGGGCCTGATAAGTGTCCGCATTGAACACCTGGCCTTCCGCACCACCTTTGAACCCCGCACCCGCCGGGGCCTGGTCCCGGTGAATGTCTCTTTCTTCCCCAAGGAGGACTTTTTCCCTGCCCTGGAGGCCATGGCCCCCGTCTTCAGAGCAGGCCTGGGGATGAGCGAGCGGGTGGCGGTAGCTGAGGCGGGAGAGAGGTTGGGAGAGATAGTCGTCCCCCGGGGCAAAATAGGCCTGGCCACCATATGTAGCATCATCGTCAATGGTGTCCTCCTCAAGGCGGGCATTGCTGTTGAGACCCGTTTTGGCGGCATCCTTCAGATAAAGGGGGGCCGGCCCCTCCGCTTCCTGGAGCTCATCAGCTATAGCGGCTCCTCTTTGAATCCCTCCGAGGTCTTTATCCAGGGTCGGATGACCCAGGTGGGGGGGGCGGTAAAGGGGGAGGGCATAATCCTGGCCAACTTCAGGGAAGTCCCGGCCCCCTGCCGTAGCGAGGCTGAGCAGCTTATTCAGGAGCTGAAGAAGGCTGGGATAGACGGGGCCCTGGCCATGGGGGGCCCCAACGAAGCGGTGTGCGAAATCCCCGTGGCGGTGGGAAGGGTGGGGCTGGTCCTCCCCGGCGGCCTCAACCCTGTGGCCGCGGCGGTGGAGGCGGGGATAGAGGCCGAAAACCGGGCCATGGCCACCATCATTGACTACTCCCTCCTGCGGAGCTTCCGGGACCTCCTGCCCCCCTCTTGA
- a CDS encoding DUF58 domain-containing protein produces the protein MRSLWVLVILAIVLVLGWNSGFSLLFRVSLLLAIGLVLSRLWVWWNLRGVKGNIETSTTRVQAGQRLEVRIELENPSLLFKPWLLLKIKSDLPQVPPTKMLALSYRSARTFNFSVPCPRRGWFHLGPAVLASQDPFGLFQREITLGTQQDLLVYPKTVDLAPSLLEAPTPGLESLSLGRAGETPLVRGVREYLPGDSFGRIHWPSSARMGKLMSKELEGEASHDVWLLLDMEGRGHAGESDESTVEYGVTVAASLCKAYIEADRSIALATWDRYLQVVPPDTGTPQLWRILEVLSTLAGRGNAPLSRLMAQTEQHWRGSTLAIITPSPEETWSSALHKAVRWDNRVLLFLLDASTFDKKKPPLGPSPAHDQITRYRVRRGELWQLGLAAG, from the coding sequence GTGAGGAGCCTTTGGGTCCTGGTCATTCTGGCCATTGTCCTGGTCCTGGGGTGGAACAGCGGTTTTTCCCTCCTGTTCAGGGTGAGCCTCCTGCTGGCCATCGGCCTGGTGCTCAGTCGGCTCTGGGTATGGTGGAATTTGCGGGGGGTCAAGGGCAATATAGAGACCTCCACCACCCGAGTTCAGGCGGGCCAGAGGCTGGAGGTCAGAATTGAGCTAGAAAACCCCAGCCTTCTATTCAAGCCCTGGCTCCTGCTAAAGATAAAGTCCGACCTGCCCCAGGTCCCACCCACGAAGATGTTAGCCCTGTCCTATCGCTCAGCCCGGACCTTCAACTTTTCCGTCCCCTGTCCTCGGCGGGGATGGTTCCATTTGGGGCCGGCGGTGCTGGCCAGTCAGGACCCCTTCGGGCTATTCCAGCGAGAAATCACCCTGGGCACCCAGCAAGACCTTCTGGTCTATCCCAAGACAGTGGACCTGGCCCCCTCCCTTCTGGAGGCCCCAACCCCGGGTCTGGAAAGCCTCAGCCTGGGACGGGCTGGGGAGACCCCACTCGTCCGGGGGGTGCGCGAATATCTCCCCGGGGACAGCTTTGGCCGGATCCACTGGCCCTCCTCAGCCCGCATGGGAAAACTGATGAGCAAGGAGCTGGAAGGGGAAGCCTCCCATGATGTTTGGCTCCTGCTGGATATGGAAGGCCGGGGCCACGCCGGAGAAAGCGATGAAAGCACGGTGGAATACGGGGTCACCGTGGCCGCTTCCCTGTGCAAGGCCTACATAGAAGCTGACCGCTCCATCGCCCTGGCAACCTGGGACCGCTACCTGCAGGTTGTCCCGCCCGACACGGGGACCCCTCAGCTCTGGCGCATTCTGGAGGTCCTGTCCACACTGGCAGGCCGGGGAAACGCGCCTTTGTCCAGGTTGATGGCTCAAACAGAACAGCACTGGCGGGGGAGCACCCTGGCCATCATCACCCCCTCGCCGGAGGAAACCTGGTCTTCTGCCCTGCACAAGGCCGTCCGATGGGACAACCGGGTTCTGCTATTCCTGCTGGATGCCAGCACCTTTGATAAGAAAAAGCCTCCTCTGGGACCCTCCCCGGCCCACGACCAGATTACCAGGTATCGCGTAAGGAGAGGTGAGCTGTGGCAGCTCGGGTTAGCGGCTGGCTGA
- a CDS encoding transglutaminase domain-containing protein gives MAARVSGWLNGALLSGQGWLSLLLLWLSLVLFSVTLPWQNAQWELSLPPFFWISISGLLVGLFLSQIEGRALWRHSLGALAGAGISIGVVAATLTEGGWQERVGQLAARTRLWFVAAQEGWSNNDLIVLVLLLAAVSWLLGYLGPWCVLVWRKAFVLVLAGGVLILEGLYYVPQPASVFVIYLWSSLMLVMHLSLTPRDNPSGLRPAHHLGLLAMAGLLVLVIWLVPLPQGLLKGGDLWERVPPWREIVNRSEELFPVLATSRGQEQTPNSDTLTYGNALTFGGPIQRTGDILFEVEGPPLTAGPGRWRAIAYDLYTSQGWRNEEQVLAPATSLETGQKTGFQSRQEVTQTIKLLVRSDLLFAAGQPLEASLPAKQERPAPLTYTIPLPGEPQKEQGLPEDVKAAAGQLRLAASSGELSVSRISRYLPSGFKTVGLELEGSNIAAVKIQRESAPVDDISALRIPYILRPPTGYTVTSSVSLATSSELMASKAPLPDWVQERYLTLPPTLPARVRQLAASVTWTWGDLGAKTAYEKALAIQEYLRRLTYRQDIKAPPLGADGVDYFLFISKTGYSQYFASAMVVMLRSLGVPARLAVGFVSDEYDLEKNVYEVRDSHAHAWVEVFFPEYGWVEFEPTPGWLLPAVSSPPLAGGELVNAGWGFGFGPGAVFGEEPEFDEDGLPRIIRPIDGTFPYPTAPGSSPATPGPTGPAAAGPGGAAQTPSPAPGVAIPGSSPARPVAPSTATTLLPTALIGMALSLLLAVLLYLWWRSWSARGDEGELYTKLCRLATWGRLRPQPWLTPLEYGNRLSAALPSQGNAIHLIVDTYGRWLYGKRGGSEEARQQLRGAWLSLRGELLKRIFRPW, from the coding sequence GTGGCAGCTCGGGTTAGCGGCTGGCTGAACGGGGCGCTGCTCTCGGGCCAGGGTTGGCTCAGCCTTCTCCTCCTCTGGCTCAGCCTAGTCCTTTTTTCAGTGACCCTGCCCTGGCAGAACGCCCAGTGGGAGTTATCCCTCCCCCCGTTCTTCTGGATATCTATATCGGGGCTGCTCGTAGGCCTATTCCTCAGCCAGATAGAGGGCCGGGCACTGTGGCGGCATAGCCTCGGGGCGCTGGCCGGCGCCGGGATATCGATAGGAGTGGTTGCCGCCACCCTTACGGAGGGGGGATGGCAGGAAAGGGTGGGGCAGTTGGCAGCCCGGACCCGATTGTGGTTCGTGGCCGCCCAAGAGGGCTGGAGCAATAATGACCTGATAGTCCTGGTCCTGTTGCTGGCTGCAGTGAGCTGGCTCCTGGGCTATCTGGGTCCCTGGTGCGTCCTGGTGTGGAGGAAGGCCTTCGTGTTGGTGCTGGCGGGAGGGGTTCTCATCCTGGAGGGGCTGTATTATGTTCCTCAGCCGGCTTCCGTTTTTGTCATCTACCTGTGGTCCTCCCTGATGCTGGTGATGCACCTCAGCCTCACCCCCAGGGACAACCCCTCCGGCCTAAGACCGGCGCACCATCTCGGCCTTCTAGCCATGGCAGGGCTTCTGGTCCTGGTAATCTGGCTTGTTCCTCTCCCCCAGGGATTACTAAAGGGTGGAGACCTATGGGAAAGGGTGCCACCCTGGCGGGAGATTGTAAACCGCTCAGAGGAGTTGTTCCCTGTGCTCGCCACCTCCAGGGGCCAAGAACAGACCCCGAACTCCGACACGCTCACTTACGGAAACGCTCTCACCTTCGGCGGTCCCATCCAGCGGACCGGGGACATACTGTTTGAGGTGGAGGGGCCTCCCCTGACGGCGGGCCCGGGCCGCTGGCGTGCGATTGCCTACGACCTCTATACTTCTCAGGGATGGCGAAATGAGGAACAGGTACTTGCCCCCGCCACCAGCCTGGAAACCGGGCAGAAGACGGGCTTTCAATCCAGGCAGGAGGTAACCCAAACGATAAAATTGCTGGTCCGCAGCGACCTGCTTTTTGCTGCTGGCCAGCCCCTAGAAGCCAGCCTGCCAGCCAAGCAGGAGAGGCCGGCACCGCTGACCTATACTATCCCCCTCCCAGGGGAACCGCAAAAGGAGCAGGGGCTGCCGGAGGATGTGAAGGCGGCAGCCGGACAACTGCGCCTGGCAGCCTCGAGCGGTGAGCTTTCCGTTTCCCGAATATCTCGTTACCTGCCCTCCGGTTTCAAGACAGTGGGCCTGGAGCTGGAGGGCTCCAACATCGCCGCCGTGAAGATACAGAGGGAGTCCGCACCGGTTGATGACATAAGCGCGCTGCGCATCCCCTACATCCTCCGGCCCCCTACCGGGTATACTGTTACCTCCTCGGTGTCCCTGGCCACTTCCAGCGAGCTGATGGCAAGCAAGGCCCCCCTTCCTGACTGGGTGCAGGAGCGCTACCTGACTCTGCCCCCAACTTTGCCGGCGAGGGTCCGCCAGCTGGCCGCCTCGGTAACTTGGACCTGGGGGGACTTGGGGGCGAAGACCGCCTACGAGAAGGCACTGGCTATCCAGGAGTACCTGCGCCGGCTTACCTACCGCCAGGACATAAAGGCCCCTCCATTGGGTGCAGACGGGGTAGACTACTTCCTCTTCATTTCAAAGACGGGCTACAGCCAGTATTTTGCCTCGGCCATGGTGGTGATGCTTCGCTCGTTAGGTGTCCCAGCCCGCCTGGCGGTGGGCTTCGTCAGCGATGAGTATGACCTGGAGAAGAACGTCTATGAGGTAAGGGACTCCCACGCCCACGCCTGGGTAGAGGTGTTCTTCCCCGAGTATGGCTGGGTTGAGTTTGAGCCAACGCCCGGCTGGCTCCTGCCGGCAGTGAGCTCCCCGCCGCTGGCTGGTGGGGAACTGGTTAATGCTGGCTGGGGGTTCGGCTTCGGCCCGGGCGCCGTGTTTGGGGAGGAGCCTGAGTTCGACGAGGACGGTTTACCCCGCATTATCCGACCGATTGATGGCACCTTTCCCTACCCCACAGCACCAGGGTCATCACCTGCTACTCCCGGCCCCACCGGGCCAGCCGCGGCGGGGCCGGGCGGCGCTGCCCAGACTCCTTCACCAGCCCCGGGGGTTGCCATCCCCGGGTCCTCCCCCGCGAGGCCGGTGGCACCTTCTACCGCCACCACTCTCCTCCCAACAGCACTGATAGGAATGGCCCTTTCCCTTCTCCTGGCTGTCCTCCTGTACCTGTGGTGGCGAAGCTGGTCGGCGAGGGGGGATGAAGGAGAGCTCTACACCAAGCTGTGCCGTCTGGCCACCTGGGGCCGCCTGCGCCCCCAGCCCTGGCTGACCCCACTGGAATACGGCAATCGTCTCTCTGCCGCCTTGCCTTCCCAGGGCAATGCCATACACCTCATTGTAGACACCTACGGGCGGTGGCTGTACGGGAAAAGAGGGGGCAGCGAGGAAGCCCGCCAACAACTTCGGGGTGCCTGGCTATCCCTGCGGGGAGAGCTACTCAAGCGAATTTTCCGCCCCTGGTAG
- a CDS encoding FAD-dependent oxidoreductase, with protein sequence MVPKYVIVGNSAGGIGAAEAIREVDSEGSICIISDEPFPVYSRPLISEFLAGERTLDGMLYRPRDFYQQNAIEALLGQKVAGIDFPGARVVLEGSESLPWERLLLATGGTPIVPNIAGRDKEGVFTFTTLEDARRMERFLEGKPRVVVIGGGLIGMSLASALVKRGVGVVMVELLDRVLGAVLDEPASRLVEGVLREAGIELITGQAVREITGKSFEEGRVGGVVLQDGRQLSCGLVVIAIGGAPRTELVKNSPVKVNRGIVVDRHMATSYPHVYACGDVAEGYDFVYGTGRLTPIWPNAYLGGRIAGYNMAGKQTLYPGGTAANSFKYFGYPLVSAGMVNPQDGCEVLVSRQDRSYRKVVLKDDHIVGLVFAGDIQQAGVAFGLMREGVNVRPFKDALVRDDFGLTFIPQGLRRAGLGVSPREMVP encoded by the coding sequence TTGGTGCCTAAGTATGTCATCGTCGGCAACTCTGCCGGGGGAATTGGCGCCGCTGAGGCTATCCGGGAGGTGGACAGCGAGGGGTCCATCTGCATCATCTCCGATGAGCCCTTCCCCGTCTACTCCCGCCCCCTCATCTCCGAATTCCTGGCAGGGGAGCGTACCCTGGATGGGATGCTCTACCGGCCCCGGGATTTTTACCAGCAGAATGCCATCGAAGCCCTGCTGGGCCAGAAGGTGGCGGGGATAGATTTCCCAGGGGCGAGGGTGGTGCTGGAGGGGAGCGAGAGCCTCCCCTGGGAGAGGCTCCTCTTGGCCACCGGCGGGACCCCAATAGTGCCCAACATAGCAGGCAGGGACAAAGAAGGGGTCTTCACCTTCACCACCCTGGAAGATGCCCGAAGGATGGAGAGATTCCTTGAGGGGAAGCCCCGGGTGGTGGTCATCGGGGGCGGGCTTATCGGCATGAGCCTGGCCTCGGCCCTGGTGAAGCGGGGCGTGGGCGTGGTCATGGTGGAGCTTCTTGACCGGGTCCTCGGTGCCGTCCTGGATGAGCCGGCCTCCCGCCTGGTAGAGGGGGTCCTGAGGGAAGCCGGTATAGAGTTGATTACGGGCCAGGCGGTGCGGGAGATCACCGGCAAATCTTTTGAGGAGGGCCGGGTGGGGGGTGTGGTCCTGCAGGATGGCCGGCAGCTTTCCTGCGGGCTGGTGGTGATAGCCATCGGCGGCGCCCCCCGCACCGAGTTGGTGAAGAACAGCCCGGTGAAGGTGAACCGCGGCATTGTGGTGGACCGCCACATGGCCACCAGCTATCCCCATGTCTATGCCTGCGGCGATGTGGCGGAAGGCTACGACTTTGTCTATGGGACGGGCCGCCTCACCCCCATCTGGCCCAACGCCTACCTGGGGGGGAGGATTGCTGGCTATAACATGGCCGGCAAACAGACCCTCTACCCTGGGGGGACAGCCGCCAACTCCTTCAAGTACTTCGGCTACCCCCTGGTCTCCGCTGGCATGGTGAACCCTCAGGACGGCTGTGAAGTGCTTGTCTCCCGCCAGGACCGGAGCTACCGGAAGGTGGTCCTCAAGGATGACCACATCGTTGGCCTGGTATTCGCCGGAGATATTCAGCAGGCGGGGGTGGCCTTCGGCCTGATGCGGGAAGGGGTGAACGTGCGCCCCTTCAAAGACGCCCTGGTGCGGGACGATTTCGGGCTGACCTTCATCCCCCAGGGCCTGCGCCGGGCAGGGTTGGGGGTATCACCCAGGGAGATGGTGCCATGA
- a CDS encoding 4Fe-4S dicluster domain-containing protein encodes MKRVHIREEVCVTCRRCEVYCTVEHSLSRDIIKAYKKERPRLLARVRVQERGALSVPVLCRHCDEPSCVFACLTGALRKDPETGAVVLNREKCVGCWTCVLFCPHGAITPDPQRHIIAKCDLCSHLPVPACVANCPNEALIFAEEGVGA; translated from the coding sequence ATGAAGAGGGTACATATTCGCGAAGAGGTATGTGTGACCTGCCGGCGGTGTGAGGTTTACTGCACGGTTGAGCACAGCCTTTCCCGGGACATTATCAAGGCCTACAAGAAGGAGAGGCCCCGTCTTCTGGCGAGGGTCCGTGTCCAGGAAAGGGGTGCTCTTTCCGTACCCGTGCTCTGCCGCCACTGCGATGAGCCCTCCTGTGTCTTCGCCTGTCTTACCGGGGCCCTGAGGAAGGACCCCGAGACGGGGGCGGTGGTGCTTAACAGGGAGAAATGCGTTGGTTGCTGGACCTGTGTGCTCTTCTGCCCCCATGGGGCTATTACCCCCGACCCCCAGCGTCATATTATCGCCAAATGCGACCTCTGCTCCCACCTCCCTGTCCCCGCCTGTGTGGCCAACTGCCCCAACGAGGCCCTCATCTTTGCCGAGGAGGGAGTTGGTGCCTAA